A genomic segment from Ptychodera flava strain L36383 chromosome 8, AS_Pfla_20210202, whole genome shotgun sequence encodes:
- the LOC139138896 gene encoding YTH domain-containing protein 1-like isoform X8 — translation MAEDKSDAKGPGDSVVNVLEDILVIDNEFDDEVNDSSAPENKTGKKPSKPPVKKPSKSAVSRTANSKSTKDVKTKKTVKEVKSSGQKSATGKPTPSNKSPGSAKAVAAKAGEKKGVKKTVSAKPKTDKKEPEKSKQIEKEKKKLESIKAEHEKNLEKLKVEEKEMKKKQNLVKSASSGKTNDGSSAGQQKSTVSKAKQSVIEKKPDSAKRVKKVVPAKKVLKKSDDKEVGKDKQSQEAMEVDAKTEISLEKTVEEKAEDSKHDTVAMEDKLNVTVEEDIGQEETTISHDLEEFDTRSEAGSSSSGGSSRSVSRSRSRSKSGSRSRSRSASGSSASDSGSEGRRKRERRRRRKRRHISPIVFDKSQRNESGSEDQSSKLKYLFRDARYFLIKSNNHENIALAKAKGVWSTPPNNEQRINQAFRDARNVILIFSVKESGKFQGYARVAGESRRDGPTVNWVLPPGLSKAALGGVFSVDWITRQELPFIRTSQLYNPWNENKPVKIGRDGQEIEPKAGYALCQMFPRDDNIDISSIVRRARRQDSRSRRDHDSSSSSRTSRLTSDVFISTSRRRRVREDFSEPRRKRRRDEYSREGYSHRSDRRGYIGVRREVMINGSYMDYMREFHVSSRPPPMPMNPYSDMRPYGMDGPPHYLHQGPPPPVPRHMDPYPLPPPPPPPRSRDRDRDRDRGRDRDRDRDRRLSYDSRSHAVACDDFVRRTQGGESRRSSGSSSSRYSRR, via the exons ATGGCCGAGGATAAGTCAGATGCAAAAG GGCCAGGTGACAGTGTTGTTAACGTCCTCGAAGATATTTTGGTGATAGACAATGAATTTGATGACGAAGTAAACGATAGCAGTGCACCTGAGAACAAAACAG GAAAGAAACCCAGTAAACCTCCCGTGAAAAAGCCATCAAAGTCTGCTGTCTCCAGAACTGCAAACTCAAAGAGCACAAAAGATGTGAAAACGAAGAAAACCGTGAAAGAAGTGAAGTCTTCAGGGCAGAAGTCAGCGACAGGAAAACCAACACCATCAAACAAGAGTCCTGGCAGTGCCAAGGCTGTTGCTGCAAAGGCTGGAGAAAAGAAAGGCGTCAAGAAGACGGTTTCTGCAAAGCCAAAAACTGATAAGAAAGAGCCAGAGAAATCCAAGCAGATCgagaaggagaagaagaagctGGAATCCATCAAGGCAGAACACGAGAAAAACCTTGAAAAGTTAAAAGTCGAAGAGAAAGAGATGAAGAAGAAACAAAATCTGGTGAAAAGTGCATCGTCGGGAAAAACAAACGATGGCTCATCGGCTGGCCAGCAGAAATCTACTGTTAGTAAAGCTAAACAGAGTGTGATTGAAAAGAAGCCAGATTCTGCTAAGAGAGTCAAGAAAGTTGTGCCTGCCAAGAAGGTTCTTAAAAAAAGTGATGATAAAGAGGTCGGAAAGGACAAACAGAGTCAA GAGGCTATGGAAGTTGACGCAAAGACTGAAATCAGCCTGGAAAAAACAG TAGAGGAAAAGGCAGAGGATAGCAAGCATGACACAGTTGCCATGGAAGACAAGCTGAATGTGACTGTAGAGGAGGATATTGGACAAGAGGAAACCACCATCAGCCATGACCTAGAGGAGTTTGACACTCGCAGTGAGGCAGGGTCTAGCTCAAGTGGAGGTTCATCAAGGTCCGTCTCAAGGTCACGATCCAGGTCAAAGTCTGGCTCTCGTTCCCGTTCAAGATCAGCAAGTGGAAGTTCAGCATCAG ATAGTGGAAGTGAAGGTCGAAGGAAACGTGAGAGAAGACGCCGGAGGAAAAGAAGGCACATATCCCCCATTGTATTCGATAAGAGCCAACGAAATGAGTCCGGCTCTGAAG ACCAAAGCTCCAAGCTGAAGTATCTGTTCCGTGATGCAAGGTACTTCCTGATAAAGAGCAACAACCATGAGAATATTGCTTTGGCGAAAGCAAAG GGAGTTTGGTCCACTCCACCTAACAATGAGCAGAGAATCAACCAGGCATTCCGCGACGCCCGCAATGTGATACTGATCTTCTCGGTGAAAGAGAGCGGCAAGTTTCAAG GATATGCACGCGTCGCGGGGGAATCTCGTCGTGATGGACCAACCGTCAACTGGGTGCTGCCACCTGGGTTGAGTAAAGCTGCTCTTGGAGGTGTATTCTCAGTTGATTGGATAACCAG ACAAGAACTTCCATTCATCAGGACCTCACAGTTGTACAACCCAtggaatgaaaacaaaccagTGAAGATTGGACGCGATGGACAG GAGATAGAACCCAAAGCCGGATACGCATTGTGCCAGATGTTTCCCAGGGATGACAATATTGATATTTCGTCCATTGTGCGGCGTGCAAGACGGCAGGACAGTCGGTCTCGGCGGGATCATGACTCCTCATCATCAAG TCGGACATCAAGGCTGACTTCTGATGTTTTCATCTCTACTAGCAGACGTCGTAGAGTGCGCGAGGACTTCTCAGAGCCAAGGAGGAAGAGGCGACGGGATGAGTACTCACGAGAAG GGTACAGTCATAGAAGTGACAG GAGAGGCTACATTGGAGTACGAAGAGAGGTCATGATAAATGGG TCATACATGGATTACATGAGGGAGTTCCATGTCAGTAGTAGGCCTCCTCCCATGCCAATGAATCCGTACTCAGACATG AGGCCTTATGGAATGGATGGCCCACCACACTACTTACACCAGGGACCACCTCCACCAGTACCACGCCACATGGATCCGTACCCGCTAcctccacccccacccccacctaGAAGCCGCGACAGAGACCGAGACAGGGACAGGGggagagacagagatagagacagGGACAGGAGATTG AGTTACGATTCCAGATCCCATGCAGTTGCCTGCGACGACTTTGTGCGCCGGACGCAAGGTGGCGAGAGCCGCCGCAGTAGTGGTAGCAGTAGCAGCAGATACAGTCGCAGATAA
- the LOC139138896 gene encoding YTH domain-containing protein 1-like isoform X5 — MAEDKSDAKGPGDSVVNVLEDILVIDNEFDDEVNDSSAPENKTGKKPSKPPVKKPSKSAVSRTANSKSTKDVKTKKTVKEVKSSGQKSATGKPTPSNKSPGSAKAVAAKAGEKKGVKKTVSAKPKTDKKEPEKSKQIEKEKKKLESIKAEHEKNLEKLKVEEKEMKKKQNLVKSASSGKTNDGSSAGQQKSTVSKAKQSVIEKKPDSAKRVKKVVPAKKVLKKSDDKEVGKDKQSQEAMEVDAKTEISLEKTVEEKAEDSKHDTVAMEDKLNVTVEEDIGQEETTISHDLEEFDTRSEAGSSSSGGSSRSVSRSRSRSKSGSRSRSRSASGSSASDSGSEGRRKRERRRRRKRRHISPIVFDKSQRNESGSEGSHKISTVSSSVKQISKDQSSKLKYLFRDARYFLIKSNNHENIALAKAKGVWSTPPNNEQRINQAFRDARNVILIFSVKESGKFQGYARVAGESRRDGPTVNWVLPPGLSKAALGGVFSVDWITRQELPFIRTSQLYNPWNENKPVKIGRDGQEIEPKAGYALCQMFPRDDNIDISSIVRRARRQDSRSRRDHDSSSSSRRRRVREDFSEPRRKRRRDEYSREGYSHRSDRRGYIGVRREVMINGSYMDYMREFHVSSRPPPMPMNPYSDMRPYGMDGPPHYLHQGPPPPVPRHMDPYPLPPPPPPPRSRDRDRDRDRGRDRDRDRDRRLSYDSRSHAVACDDFVRRTQGGESRRSSGSSSSRYSRR; from the exons ATGGCCGAGGATAAGTCAGATGCAAAAG GGCCAGGTGACAGTGTTGTTAACGTCCTCGAAGATATTTTGGTGATAGACAATGAATTTGATGACGAAGTAAACGATAGCAGTGCACCTGAGAACAAAACAG GAAAGAAACCCAGTAAACCTCCCGTGAAAAAGCCATCAAAGTCTGCTGTCTCCAGAACTGCAAACTCAAAGAGCACAAAAGATGTGAAAACGAAGAAAACCGTGAAAGAAGTGAAGTCTTCAGGGCAGAAGTCAGCGACAGGAAAACCAACACCATCAAACAAGAGTCCTGGCAGTGCCAAGGCTGTTGCTGCAAAGGCTGGAGAAAAGAAAGGCGTCAAGAAGACGGTTTCTGCAAAGCCAAAAACTGATAAGAAAGAGCCAGAGAAATCCAAGCAGATCgagaaggagaagaagaagctGGAATCCATCAAGGCAGAACACGAGAAAAACCTTGAAAAGTTAAAAGTCGAAGAGAAAGAGATGAAGAAGAAACAAAATCTGGTGAAAAGTGCATCGTCGGGAAAAACAAACGATGGCTCATCGGCTGGCCAGCAGAAATCTACTGTTAGTAAAGCTAAACAGAGTGTGATTGAAAAGAAGCCAGATTCTGCTAAGAGAGTCAAGAAAGTTGTGCCTGCCAAGAAGGTTCTTAAAAAAAGTGATGATAAAGAGGTCGGAAAGGACAAACAGAGTCAA GAGGCTATGGAAGTTGACGCAAAGACTGAAATCAGCCTGGAAAAAACAG TAGAGGAAAAGGCAGAGGATAGCAAGCATGACACAGTTGCCATGGAAGACAAGCTGAATGTGACTGTAGAGGAGGATATTGGACAAGAGGAAACCACCATCAGCCATGACCTAGAGGAGTTTGACACTCGCAGTGAGGCAGGGTCTAGCTCAAGTGGAGGTTCATCAAGGTCCGTCTCAAGGTCACGATCCAGGTCAAAGTCTGGCTCTCGTTCCCGTTCAAGATCAGCAAGTGGAAGTTCAGCATCAG ATAGTGGAAGTGAAGGTCGAAGGAAACGTGAGAGAAGACGCCGGAGGAAAAGAAGGCACATATCCCCCATTGTATTCGATAAGAGCCAACGAAATGAGTCCGGCTCTGAAGGTAGTCACAAGATATCCACGGTGTCATCATCTGTAAAACAAATATCCAAAG ACCAAAGCTCCAAGCTGAAGTATCTGTTCCGTGATGCAAGGTACTTCCTGATAAAGAGCAACAACCATGAGAATATTGCTTTGGCGAAAGCAAAG GGAGTTTGGTCCACTCCACCTAACAATGAGCAGAGAATCAACCAGGCATTCCGCGACGCCCGCAATGTGATACTGATCTTCTCGGTGAAAGAGAGCGGCAAGTTTCAAG GATATGCACGCGTCGCGGGGGAATCTCGTCGTGATGGACCAACCGTCAACTGGGTGCTGCCACCTGGGTTGAGTAAAGCTGCTCTTGGAGGTGTATTCTCAGTTGATTGGATAACCAG ACAAGAACTTCCATTCATCAGGACCTCACAGTTGTACAACCCAtggaatgaaaacaaaccagTGAAGATTGGACGCGATGGACAG GAGATAGAACCCAAAGCCGGATACGCATTGTGCCAGATGTTTCCCAGGGATGACAATATTGATATTTCGTCCATTGTGCGGCGTGCAAGACGGCAGGACAGTCGGTCTCGGCGGGATCATGACTCCTCATCATCAAG CAGACGTCGTAGAGTGCGCGAGGACTTCTCAGAGCCAAGGAGGAAGAGGCGACGGGATGAGTACTCACGAGAAG GGTACAGTCATAGAAGTGACAG GAGAGGCTACATTGGAGTACGAAGAGAGGTCATGATAAATGGG TCATACATGGATTACATGAGGGAGTTCCATGTCAGTAGTAGGCCTCCTCCCATGCCAATGAATCCGTACTCAGACATG AGGCCTTATGGAATGGATGGCCCACCACACTACTTACACCAGGGACCACCTCCACCAGTACCACGCCACATGGATCCGTACCCGCTAcctccacccccacccccacctaGAAGCCGCGACAGAGACCGAGACAGGGACAGGGggagagacagagatagagacagGGACAGGAGATTG AGTTACGATTCCAGATCCCATGCAGTTGCCTGCGACGACTTTGTGCGCCGGACGCAAGGTGGCGAGAGCCGCCGCAGTAGTGGTAGCAGTAGCAGCAGATACAGTCGCAGATAA
- the LOC139138896 gene encoding YTH domain-containing protein 1-like isoform X7 encodes MAEDKSDAKGPGDSVVNVLEDILVIDNEFDDEVNDSSAPENKTGKKPSKPPVKKPSKSAVSRTANSKSTKDVKTKKTVKEVKSSGQKSATGKPTPSNKSPGSAKAVAAKAGEKKGVKKTVSAKPKTDKKEPEKSKQIEKEKKKLESIKAEHEKNLEKLKVEEKEMKKKQNLVKSASSGKTNDGSSAGQQKSTVSKAKQSVIEKKPDSAKRVKKVVPAKKVLKKSDDKEVGKDKQSQEAMEVDAKTEISLEKTVEEKAEDSKHDTVAMEDKLNVTVEEDIGQEETTISHDLEEFDTRSEAGSSSSGGSSRSVSRSRSRSKSGSRSRSRSASGSSASDSGSEGRRKRERRRRRKRRHISPIVFDKSQRNESGSEDQSSKLKYLFRDARYFLIKSNNHENIALAKAKGVWSTPPNNEQRINQAFRDARNVILIFSVKESGKFQGYARVAGESRRDGPTVNWVLPPGLSKAALGGVFSVDWITRQELPFIRTSQLYNPWNENKPVKIGRDGQEIEPKAGYALCQMFPRDDNIDISSIVRRARRQDSRSRRDHDSSSSSRTSRLTSDVFISTSRRRRVREDFSEPRRKRRRDEYSREGYSHRSDRRGYIGVRREVMINGVSSYMDYMREFHVSSRPPPMPMNPYSDMRPYGMDGPPHYLHQGPPPPVPRHMDPYPLPPPPPPPRSRDRDRDRDRGRDRDRDRDRRLSYDSRSHAVACDDFVRRTQGGESRRSSGSSSSRYSRR; translated from the exons ATGGCCGAGGATAAGTCAGATGCAAAAG GGCCAGGTGACAGTGTTGTTAACGTCCTCGAAGATATTTTGGTGATAGACAATGAATTTGATGACGAAGTAAACGATAGCAGTGCACCTGAGAACAAAACAG GAAAGAAACCCAGTAAACCTCCCGTGAAAAAGCCATCAAAGTCTGCTGTCTCCAGAACTGCAAACTCAAAGAGCACAAAAGATGTGAAAACGAAGAAAACCGTGAAAGAAGTGAAGTCTTCAGGGCAGAAGTCAGCGACAGGAAAACCAACACCATCAAACAAGAGTCCTGGCAGTGCCAAGGCTGTTGCTGCAAAGGCTGGAGAAAAGAAAGGCGTCAAGAAGACGGTTTCTGCAAAGCCAAAAACTGATAAGAAAGAGCCAGAGAAATCCAAGCAGATCgagaaggagaagaagaagctGGAATCCATCAAGGCAGAACACGAGAAAAACCTTGAAAAGTTAAAAGTCGAAGAGAAAGAGATGAAGAAGAAACAAAATCTGGTGAAAAGTGCATCGTCGGGAAAAACAAACGATGGCTCATCGGCTGGCCAGCAGAAATCTACTGTTAGTAAAGCTAAACAGAGTGTGATTGAAAAGAAGCCAGATTCTGCTAAGAGAGTCAAGAAAGTTGTGCCTGCCAAGAAGGTTCTTAAAAAAAGTGATGATAAAGAGGTCGGAAAGGACAAACAGAGTCAA GAGGCTATGGAAGTTGACGCAAAGACTGAAATCAGCCTGGAAAAAACAG TAGAGGAAAAGGCAGAGGATAGCAAGCATGACACAGTTGCCATGGAAGACAAGCTGAATGTGACTGTAGAGGAGGATATTGGACAAGAGGAAACCACCATCAGCCATGACCTAGAGGAGTTTGACACTCGCAGTGAGGCAGGGTCTAGCTCAAGTGGAGGTTCATCAAGGTCCGTCTCAAGGTCACGATCCAGGTCAAAGTCTGGCTCTCGTTCCCGTTCAAGATCAGCAAGTGGAAGTTCAGCATCAG ATAGTGGAAGTGAAGGTCGAAGGAAACGTGAGAGAAGACGCCGGAGGAAAAGAAGGCACATATCCCCCATTGTATTCGATAAGAGCCAACGAAATGAGTCCGGCTCTGAAG ACCAAAGCTCCAAGCTGAAGTATCTGTTCCGTGATGCAAGGTACTTCCTGATAAAGAGCAACAACCATGAGAATATTGCTTTGGCGAAAGCAAAG GGAGTTTGGTCCACTCCACCTAACAATGAGCAGAGAATCAACCAGGCATTCCGCGACGCCCGCAATGTGATACTGATCTTCTCGGTGAAAGAGAGCGGCAAGTTTCAAG GATATGCACGCGTCGCGGGGGAATCTCGTCGTGATGGACCAACCGTCAACTGGGTGCTGCCACCTGGGTTGAGTAAAGCTGCTCTTGGAGGTGTATTCTCAGTTGATTGGATAACCAG ACAAGAACTTCCATTCATCAGGACCTCACAGTTGTACAACCCAtggaatgaaaacaaaccagTGAAGATTGGACGCGATGGACAG GAGATAGAACCCAAAGCCGGATACGCATTGTGCCAGATGTTTCCCAGGGATGACAATATTGATATTTCGTCCATTGTGCGGCGTGCAAGACGGCAGGACAGTCGGTCTCGGCGGGATCATGACTCCTCATCATCAAG TCGGACATCAAGGCTGACTTCTGATGTTTTCATCTCTACTAGCAGACGTCGTAGAGTGCGCGAGGACTTCTCAGAGCCAAGGAGGAAGAGGCGACGGGATGAGTACTCACGAGAAG GGTACAGTCATAGAAGTGACAG GAGAGGCTACATTGGAGTACGAAGAGAGGTCATGATAAATGGGGTAAGT TCATACATGGATTACATGAGGGAGTTCCATGTCAGTAGTAGGCCTCCTCCCATGCCAATGAATCCGTACTCAGACATG AGGCCTTATGGAATGGATGGCCCACCACACTACTTACACCAGGGACCACCTCCACCAGTACCACGCCACATGGATCCGTACCCGCTAcctccacccccacccccacctaGAAGCCGCGACAGAGACCGAGACAGGGACAGGGggagagacagagatagagacagGGACAGGAGATTG AGTTACGATTCCAGATCCCATGCAGTTGCCTGCGACGACTTTGTGCGCCGGACGCAAGGTGGCGAGAGCCGCCGCAGTAGTGGTAGCAGTAGCAGCAGATACAGTCGCAGATAA